From Enterococcus mundtii, the proteins below share one genomic window:
- a CDS encoding glycoside hydrolase family 1 protein, with translation MEHQKLTAFPDDFLWGSASAAYQVEGAWQEGGKGESVWDRFVRIPGKTFKGTNGDLAVDHYHRYKEDIALMKEQGLKTYRFSVAWTRIFPNGRGEINQEGLAFYMDLIDELIKHDIEPMLTLYHWDLPQALQDEYQGWESRQIIEDFTNYAKTLFEAFRGKVHYWVSLNEQNIFTSLGYLLAVHPPGVTDPKRMYQVNHIANLANAAVINAFHEMDMPGKIGPSFAYTPNYPIDSDPKNILAAENAEDLMAHYWMDVYMWGKYPIAAMKFLEEQGWAPTIEEGDEELLASAKPDFLGINYYQTATNAFNPLDGVGAGKMNTTGKKGSSEETGVPGMYKKVENPFVERTNWDWEIDPEGLRIALRRITSRYRIPVLITENGLGEYDKLTEDKKIHDDYRINYLESHVKAIKEAISDGAEVLGYCTWSYTDLLSWLNGYQKRYGFVYVDQDETQEGSLDRYKKDSYYWYQQVIRENGANIGE, from the coding sequence ATGGAACACCAAAAATTAACAGCATTTCCTGATGATTTTCTTTGGGGATCTGCTTCAGCTGCCTATCAAGTAGAAGGTGCATGGCAAGAAGGCGGAAAAGGTGAGTCCGTTTGGGATCGCTTTGTTCGTATTCCAGGTAAGACATTTAAAGGAACAAATGGCGACCTAGCTGTTGATCATTATCATCGTTATAAAGAAGATATTGCCTTAATGAAAGAACAAGGTTTGAAAACGTATCGCTTCTCTGTGGCTTGGACACGTATTTTTCCAAATGGCCGCGGCGAGATCAATCAAGAAGGCTTAGCTTTCTATATGGATTTGATCGATGAATTGATCAAACACGACATTGAACCAATGTTGACATTGTATCATTGGGATCTGCCACAAGCGTTGCAAGATGAATACCAAGGGTGGGAATCTCGTCAGATCATCGAAGATTTTACGAACTATGCAAAAACCTTATTCGAAGCATTTCGTGGCAAAGTCCACTATTGGGTGAGTTTGAACGAGCAAAATATTTTCACTTCACTCGGTTATTTATTAGCGGTACATCCTCCAGGAGTGACTGATCCAAAACGAATGTATCAAGTAAACCATATTGCCAACTTAGCTAATGCAGCAGTGATCAATGCGTTCCATGAAATGGATATGCCTGGGAAAATCGGACCAAGTTTTGCGTATACGCCAAACTATCCGATTGACAGTGATCCAAAGAACATTTTGGCTGCTGAAAATGCGGAAGATTTGATGGCACATTATTGGATGGATGTTTATATGTGGGGCAAATATCCAATCGCTGCGATGAAATTCTTGGAAGAACAAGGGTGGGCGCCAACGATCGAAGAAGGTGATGAGGAGCTATTAGCCTCTGCGAAACCTGACTTTTTAGGCATCAACTACTACCAAACAGCAACGAACGCCTTTAATCCATTAGATGGTGTCGGCGCTGGTAAGATGAATACTACAGGTAAAAAAGGCTCATCAGAAGAAACCGGCGTGCCTGGCATGTACAAAAAAGTAGAAAACCCATTTGTCGAACGTACAAATTGGGATTGGGAAATCGATCCAGAAGGTTTACGTATTGCTTTGCGACGAATCACGAGTCGCTATCGTATCCCTGTGTTGATCACGGAAAATGGTTTAGGTGAATATGACAAATTGACAGAGGATAAAAAGATCCACGATGACTACCGTATCAACTACTTGGAGAGTCATGTCAAAGCCATCAAAGAAGCTATTTCAGATGGTGCAGAAGTCTTGGGCTATTGCACATGGTCATACACAGATTTGCTGAGCTGGTTAAATGGCTACCAAAAGCGCTATGGCTTCGTTTATGTAGATCAGGATGAAACACAAGAAGGGTCACTTGATCGCTACAAAAAAGATAGCTATTACTGGTACCAACAAGTGATTCGTGAGAATGGCGCAAATATAGGTGAGTAG
- a CDS encoding amino acid ABC transporter ATP-binding protein — protein sequence MIELKKISKSFGDKQVIKDFDLVIPEGQTLAIGGPSGGGKTTMLRILAGLEKADSGEFYLDGTKFDPFELKTEEQVVGVVFQDFQLFPHLSIFDNITLAPKMVLKQSKEEYTKKAEELADSLGIRDLLGNYPYQLSGGQKQRVAIARALAMNPRVLAYDEPTSALDPELRQQVEKLILSLKEEGVTQIIVTHDLVFAENVGDQLIKVMPSK from the coding sequence ATGATTGAATTAAAAAAGATTAGTAAATCATTTGGTGACAAACAAGTGATCAAAGATTTTGATTTAGTAATACCGGAAGGACAAACATTAGCGATCGGCGGACCGTCAGGAGGCGGTAAAACAACGATGTTACGGATTTTAGCCGGTTTAGAAAAAGCTGACAGTGGTGAGTTTTACCTAGATGGCACGAAATTTGACCCTTTTGAATTGAAAACAGAAGAACAAGTGGTAGGCGTCGTGTTTCAAGATTTCCAGCTTTTCCCACACTTGAGTATTTTTGACAATATTACTTTAGCGCCTAAAATGGTGTTGAAACAAAGTAAAGAAGAATACACGAAAAAGGCGGAGGAATTAGCGGACTCATTAGGGATTCGTGATTTATTAGGAAATTATCCTTATCAATTATCTGGAGGACAAAAACAACGTGTGGCCATTGCTCGTGCGTTAGCGATGAACCCACGAGTGTTAGCTTATGATGAACCGACGAGTGCATTAGATCCAGAGTTACGCCAACAAGTAGAGAAGTTGATTCTTTCATTAAAAGAAGAAGGCGTGACCCAAATCATCGTGACCCACGATTTAGTCTTTGCTGAAAACGTTGGGGATCAATTGATCAAAGTTATGCCAAGTAAGTAG
- a CDS encoding multidrug efflux MFS transporter → MVSRVKEAVFRKRETWEKNLVVLWFGTFMAGIGFSLVMPFMSLYIDTLGNYSTSQLNFWSGLTFSSTFLVTTLISPWWGRLADQKGRKLMLLRASLGMAVVISLMGLVTSVYQLVALRLLQGIFSGYISNATALVATGTPREKSGQVLGTLATGSVTGTLLGPLLGGLSASAFGYRPTFFITGTILFFVFLLSLFFVHEQFVPVEKGELVSAKQIFRDLKYPHVVIGMFITTMIIQASNNSISPIISLYIRQLLHGHGNVTLISGIIASIPGIATLIAAPRFGRLGDKIGSERILAIGLGFALIVYIPMAFVTNVWQLAGLRFLIGISDACLLPAVQALITKYSPPQAAGRIFSYNQSFQATGNVVGPLIGSSVSSIFGYRGVFLSTSLLVLANFVLVRHNTKEIHKQEETSNSHAFVNK, encoded by the coding sequence GTGGTGTCAAGGGTAAAAGAGGCAGTATTCAGAAAAAGAGAAACTTGGGAGAAAAACCTAGTTGTTTTGTGGTTTGGTACATTTATGGCAGGGATTGGGTTTAGTCTAGTGATGCCTTTTATGTCGCTTTACATAGATACGTTAGGAAATTACAGTACGTCACAATTGAACTTTTGGAGTGGCTTGACCTTCTCCTCTACATTCCTTGTTACTACCTTGATTTCTCCATGGTGGGGACGACTTGCCGATCAAAAAGGCCGAAAGTTGATGCTGTTGCGCGCTTCTCTAGGGATGGCGGTAGTGATTTCCTTGATGGGTCTAGTAACCAGCGTGTATCAATTAGTCGCATTACGTCTGTTGCAGGGGATTTTTTCCGGCTATATCAGTAACGCTACAGCTTTAGTCGCCACTGGTACTCCAAGAGAAAAAAGTGGACAAGTACTTGGCACTTTGGCGACCGGCTCTGTGACCGGAACATTGCTTGGTCCTTTACTTGGCGGACTTTCTGCTTCTGCTTTTGGGTATCGTCCTACCTTCTTTATCACTGGGACAATTTTGTTCTTCGTTTTCTTACTTAGCTTATTTTTTGTCCATGAACAATTTGTTCCCGTAGAAAAAGGTGAGTTGGTTTCCGCTAAACAAATTTTCCGTGACCTGAAATACCCACATGTCGTCATCGGTATGTTCATTACGACAATGATCATCCAAGCATCAAACAATTCGATCAGTCCAATCATTAGTTTATATATCCGTCAATTGTTACATGGACACGGCAACGTCACGTTAATCAGCGGGATCATTGCTTCTATTCCCGGCATAGCCACCCTGATAGCCGCTCCTCGTTTCGGTCGCTTAGGCGATAAGATTGGAAGTGAACGAATCTTAGCCATCGGATTAGGCTTTGCCTTGATCGTCTATATCCCCATGGCTTTCGTAACGAATGTATGGCAACTTGCAGGACTACGATTTTTGATCGGGATTTCCGACGCTTGCCTCCTTCCAGCGGTGCAAGCATTGATTACTAAATACTCTCCCCCACAAGCTGCCGGAAGAATCTTTAGTTACAATCAATCCTTCCAAGCAACCGGGAATGTAGTTGGTCCGTTGATTGGTTCAAGCGTTTCAAGTATCTTCGGTTATCGTGGTGTCTTTTTATCCACTTCCTTACTGGTACTTGCAAACTTTGTGCTTGTTCGCCATAATACGAAGGAGATCCATAAGCAGGAAGAAACAAGCAATAGTCATGCTTTCGTCAATAAATAG
- a CDS encoding YbaK/EbsC family protein codes for MCHATKQEAYELLDLLAINYQEVNHPAITSVKNLSFTLPGPQVKNLLVKSKKGKQIYFVVLPDEKQADLKLLAEQLNEKRLSFVSEEQVKQLLRVPPGTVNPFALVNDLENEIQVVIDSSIDRKDTVGFHPNSNTSTIIFPFADFERLLAHVDHLPRYEVL; via the coding sequence ATGTGTCATGCCACGAAACAAGAGGCCTATGAATTGCTTGATCTATTGGCAATCAATTACCAAGAAGTGAATCATCCAGCCATTACTTCTGTCAAAAATCTATCTTTTACTTTACCAGGTCCACAAGTCAAAAATCTTTTGGTCAAATCAAAGAAAGGCAAACAAATTTATTTTGTCGTCTTACCTGATGAAAAACAAGCCGACTTGAAATTATTGGCAGAACAGTTGAATGAAAAACGATTATCGTTTGTGTCAGAAGAACAAGTCAAACAGTTGTTGCGTGTTCCGCCCGGCACCGTCAATCCATTTGCCTTAGTCAACGATTTAGAAAACGAGATCCAGGTAGTAATTGACTCCTCGATCGATCGCAAAGATACCGTCGGCTTTCATCCAAATAGCAACACCAGCACCATCATATTTCCCTTTGCAGATTTTGAACGACTACTCGCTCATGTGGATCATCTGCCAAGGTATGAAGTCTTGTAA
- a CDS encoding TetR/AcrR family transcriptional regulator — MKKRTLSQEKIIDCFRELAEEMAVQQITFQHLAKALNIKSPSLYNHFKNIREVKTALTAKLLTELNDQLRRVLVGKSKGEAIQAYAQTYQSFAFQNQAVYELLISVPHTNEEILLEGIHETNQIILQIFDAFSLSKEEKVHRSRELRSMIHGYLSLRFLGYFTNEPNVSPEESYVWMIDDFIATLPIK, encoded by the coding sequence ATGAAAAAACGAACGCTGTCACAAGAGAAAATCATCGACTGCTTTCGAGAATTGGCAGAAGAGATGGCTGTACAGCAAATCACTTTCCAACATTTAGCTAAGGCATTGAATATCAAATCACCGTCGCTTTATAACCACTTTAAGAATATTCGAGAAGTGAAAACGGCGTTGACTGCGAAACTTTTAACGGAGTTGAATGATCAATTACGTCGAGTGTTAGTTGGGAAAAGTAAGGGAGAAGCGATCCAAGCGTACGCGCAAACCTATCAGTCATTTGCGTTTCAAAATCAGGCAGTCTATGAACTGCTGATCAGTGTACCGCATACAAATGAAGAAATTCTATTAGAGGGAATACACGAAACGAACCAAATCATTTTACAAATATTTGACGCTTTTTCTTTGTCGAAAGAAGAAAAGGTCCATCGAAGTCGAGAACTGCGAAGTATGATCCATGGGTACCTTTCGTTACGTTTTTTAGGGTACTTTACCAATGAACCGAATGTTTCTCCAGAAGAAAGTTATGTCTGGATGATCGACGACTTTATTGCAACTTTACCAATAAAATAA
- a CDS encoding DNA topoisomerase III, translated as MKQLILAEKPSVAKDLSKVLGANQKHKNYYEGPKVIVTWALGHLLGLKMPEDLNKEWQSWQMETLPMIPKKLGIKPLPKTGHQLKAIKQLASRKDVSEAVIATDAGREGELVARWILEYVHFNKPVKRLWISSQTDKAIKTGFSQLKPAKSYDALYESALARAKADWLVGLNVTRALTVKYQDNLSAGRVQTPTLALVRNQEKKIESFRPQTYFTISLTVGNEQAKMVQKNQFALKSHEEAQAFVKTLSQSKGTVVNIEEKTKTEKAPLPYDLTEIQREANQRYGYSAKKTLGLVQSLYETHKIVTYPRTDSKYLTNDMKSTMKERLQAISDFAPEVKTYLKNGAVVRQTSVFQDNKVTDHHALLPTENRPRYEKLSNEEQKIYQMIVTRFLGLFAEPHKISQTKITVVFGNEQFVFRQNRVLEAGWKTSAESHVDSFDWKKDMRIQPDFTIKKELSAPPKPLTEASLLGLMEKHSLGTPATRAEIIEKLIKSELMERTPQGLQVSPKGKQLLELVNPSLVTPDLTESWERDLEAIALGKKQANVFLQSIEKETKRLVQEIKTSKQEYQDFSITQKKCPDCGSNLREKNTKDGKIYVCTNQDCSYRRRKDPKVSNHRCPQCHRKMEIIEGKNGAYFRCKFDGTTEKMLGKKEQKKKMTKHEERRLMKKYSQAEEPEESPLAAALKAAMKDN; from the coding sequence ATGAAACAACTAATTCTAGCGGAAAAGCCAAGCGTTGCGAAAGACCTAAGCAAGGTGCTTGGTGCTAATCAAAAACACAAAAACTATTACGAAGGACCCAAGGTGATCGTGACTTGGGCCCTTGGTCATTTATTAGGTCTAAAGATGCCAGAAGACCTAAATAAGGAATGGCAAAGCTGGCAGATGGAAACCTTGCCGATGATCCCTAAAAAACTAGGGATCAAACCCTTACCAAAAACTGGTCATCAATTGAAAGCCATCAAGCAATTGGCTAGTCGTAAAGATGTCTCAGAAGCAGTGATCGCGACAGATGCCGGACGTGAAGGAGAACTCGTTGCACGTTGGATCTTGGAATATGTTCACTTCAATAAGCCGGTGAAACGTTTGTGGATCTCCTCTCAAACGGACAAAGCGATCAAGACAGGTTTCAGCCAATTGAAACCAGCTAAAAGCTATGATGCGCTTTATGAGTCTGCTTTGGCTAGGGCAAAAGCAGATTGGTTGGTCGGATTGAATGTGACACGTGCGCTGACAGTAAAATATCAAGACAATTTATCAGCGGGTCGGGTACAAACACCAACCTTAGCTTTAGTGCGTAATCAGGAAAAGAAAATCGAATCATTCCGACCACAAACGTATTTTACGATTTCATTGACAGTCGGCAATGAACAAGCAAAAATGGTCCAAAAAAACCAATTTGCTTTGAAATCCCATGAAGAAGCCCAAGCGTTTGTTAAAACCCTTAGTCAGAGTAAGGGAACAGTAGTCAACATTGAAGAAAAAACAAAGACAGAAAAAGCTCCTCTGCCTTATGATCTAACGGAGATCCAACGAGAAGCCAACCAACGTTATGGCTATTCTGCAAAGAAAACGTTGGGTCTTGTCCAAAGTTTATATGAAACGCACAAGATCGTCACGTATCCACGAACAGATAGTAAATATTTGACGAATGATATGAAAAGTACGATGAAAGAAAGACTTCAAGCCATCAGCGATTTTGCACCAGAAGTGAAAACTTATTTGAAAAATGGTGCAGTGGTTCGTCAAACAAGTGTCTTCCAAGATAATAAAGTAACAGATCACCATGCCTTGTTGCCGACGGAAAATCGTCCACGCTATGAAAAATTAAGCAACGAAGAACAAAAAATCTATCAAATGATCGTGACACGTTTCTTAGGCTTGTTTGCAGAACCACATAAAATCAGTCAAACGAAAATCACTGTCGTATTTGGGAACGAACAATTTGTTTTCCGCCAAAACCGGGTGTTGGAAGCTGGTTGGAAAACCTCTGCTGAAAGTCATGTGGATTCGTTTGACTGGAAAAAAGACATGCGTATCCAACCTGATTTTACGATCAAAAAAGAATTGTCAGCACCGCCGAAACCTTTGACGGAAGCAAGTCTGCTAGGCTTAATGGAAAAACACAGTTTAGGCACGCCCGCGACTCGTGCGGAGATCATTGAAAAATTGATCAAATCCGAATTAATGGAACGGACACCGCAAGGCTTACAAGTCTCACCGAAGGGCAAGCAGTTGTTAGAACTGGTCAATCCATCGCTTGTGACACCAGATTTGACTGAAAGTTGGGAAAGAGATCTAGAAGCGATCGCGCTTGGAAAAAAACAAGCCAACGTCTTTTTACAATCCATCGAAAAAGAAACGAAGCGACTTGTTCAAGAAATCAAAACGAGTAAGCAAGAATACCAAGATTTTTCGATTACCCAAAAGAAATGTCCGGATTGTGGCTCGAATCTCCGTGAGAAGAACACAAAAGATGGCAAAATCTATGTGTGTACGAATCAAGATTGTAGCTATCGTCGTCGGAAAGATCCGAAAGTCTCTAACCATCGTTGCCCACAATGTCACCGAAAAATGGAGATCATTGAAGGCAAGAATGGGGCTTACTTCCGTTGTAAATTTGACGGGACGACAGAGAAAATGCTAGGGAAAAAAGAGCAGAAGAAAAAAATGACAAAACATGAAGAACGTCGTTTGATGAAGAAATATTCTCAAGCAGAAGAACCGGAAGAAAGCCCATTAGCAGCAGCCTTAAAAGCTGCGATGAAGGATAATTGA
- the mnmA gene encoding tRNA 2-thiouridine(34) synthase MnmA, whose amino-acid sequence MTDNSKTRVVVGMSGGVDSSVTALLLKEQGYDVIGIFMKNWDDTDENGVCTATEDYKDVAKVAAQIGIPYYSVNFEKEYWDRVFEYFLAEYRAGRTPNPDVMCNKEIKFKAFLDYAMDLGAEYVATGHYAQVTRDENGVSHMLRGVDNNKDQTYFLSQLSQEQLAKTMFPLGGMEKSEVRAIAERAGLATAKKKDSTGICFIGEKNFKQFLSNYLPAKKGNMVTLDGEVKGEHAGLMYYTIGQRQGLGIGGGGDSQEPWFVVGKDLATNTLYVGQGFHHPALYATSLDASEIHFTTNEPMPKEFKCTAKFRYRQQDVPVTVRLLENNRAEVIFDEPVRAITPGQAVVFYDGMECLGGGLIDHAYQEAKVLQYV is encoded by the coding sequence ATGACAGACAACAGCAAAACACGCGTTGTCGTTGGGATGAGTGGCGGTGTTGACTCATCTGTAACAGCACTTTTGTTAAAGGAACAAGGCTATGATGTAATCGGGATCTTTATGAAAAACTGGGATGATACCGATGAAAATGGCGTCTGTACGGCGACGGAAGATTACAAGGATGTAGCGAAAGTCGCTGCCCAAATCGGGATTCCTTATTACTCGGTCAATTTTGAAAAGGAATATTGGGACCGTGTGTTTGAATATTTCTTAGCAGAATATCGTGCAGGACGTACCCCGAACCCAGATGTAATGTGCAATAAGGAAATCAAATTTAAAGCATTCTTAGACTATGCAATGGACTTAGGAGCGGAATATGTTGCTACTGGCCATTATGCGCAAGTCACACGTGATGAAAATGGCGTGTCACATATGTTGCGTGGGGTCGATAATAACAAAGACCAAACGTATTTCCTTAGCCAATTGTCACAAGAACAATTAGCAAAAACGATGTTTCCGTTAGGCGGTATGGAAAAATCAGAAGTACGTGCGATTGCAGAACGTGCCGGTTTAGCAACTGCGAAGAAAAAAGACTCAACTGGTATCTGTTTTATCGGTGAAAAGAACTTCAAACAATTTTTAAGTAACTATTTACCAGCTAAAAAAGGCAATATGGTGACCCTTGATGGTGAAGTCAAAGGGGAACATGCTGGTTTGATGTACTACACGATCGGACAACGTCAAGGCTTAGGTATCGGCGGCGGTGGCGATTCACAAGAACCTTGGTTCGTGGTGGGTAAAGATCTTGCGACGAATACATTATATGTTGGACAAGGGTTCCATCATCCTGCATTGTATGCAACCAGTTTGGATGCAAGCGAAATCCATTTTACAACAAATGAACCAATGCCAAAAGAATTCAAATGTACAGCGAAATTCCGTTACCGCCAACAAGATGTACCGGTAACTGTACGCTTATTAGAAAATAATCGGGCAGAAGTCATCTTCGACGAACCCGTACGCGCAATCACACCAGGACAAGCCGTTGTTTTTTATGACGGAATGGAATGTCTAGGGGGCGGATTGATCGATCATGCGTATCAAGAAGCGAAAGTTTTGCAATACGTCTAA
- a CDS encoding amino acid ABC transporter substrate-binding protein produces MKKFSFLILSLIVFFFLTGCTNERTATESWSRINQEKKIIVGLDDSFVPMGFRDKDGKLTGFDIELAKAVFDEYGITVEFQPIDWSMKEFELNNGTIDLIWNGYSKTPEREEKVLFTKPYMKNDQVLITPKTSGITSFEQMQDKILGAQNGSSGYDMFVRHPEILKDYVKNQDAVLYASFNEALIDLKSGRTDGVLIDKVYAEYFLNIRDELDNFNVIKGDFDGEDFAVGARKNDEILVEKVNDGIAELVENGKFKKISEKWFGEDVTPE; encoded by the coding sequence ATGAAAAAATTCAGCTTTTTGATTTTATCTTTGATTGTTTTTTTCTTTTTAACTGGCTGCACGAATGAGCGGACAGCGACAGAAAGCTGGTCAAGAATCAATCAAGAAAAAAAGATTATCGTAGGGCTAGACGACAGCTTTGTACCAATGGGTTTTCGTGATAAAGATGGCAAACTGACAGGATTTGATATTGAGTTAGCGAAAGCTGTCTTTGATGAATATGGCATCACCGTTGAGTTCCAACCGATCGATTGGTCGATGAAAGAATTTGAGTTGAACAATGGAACGATCGATTTGATCTGGAACGGGTATTCAAAAACACCGGAACGTGAAGAAAAGGTCTTGTTTACAAAACCGTATATGAAAAATGATCAAGTGTTGATCACGCCAAAAACTTCTGGCATTACAAGCTTTGAACAAATGCAAGACAAAATCTTAGGCGCACAAAACGGTTCTTCTGGTTATGATATGTTTGTCAGACATCCAGAAATACTCAAAGACTATGTGAAAAATCAAGATGCAGTTTTGTACGCCAGCTTTAATGAAGCATTGATCGATTTGAAAAGTGGCCGTACAGATGGTGTGTTGATCGACAAAGTCTATGCCGAGTATTTTTTGAACATACGAGACGAATTAGATAATTTCAATGTGATCAAAGGGGACTTTGATGGAGAAGATTTTGCTGTCGGTGCGCGAAAAAATGACGAAATACTTGTGGAAAAAGTCAATGATGGCATAGCCGAATTGGTTGAAAACGGAAAATTTAAAAAGATCTCAGAGAAGTGGTTTGGTGAAGATGTCACACCAGAATAG
- a CDS encoding DUF1033 family protein, translating to MYQVITMFGDNEPWWFFEDWQEDIQMEETFTSFEEAQQNYEEKWLAIKDNYKYIHAKNNFLSAFWNDGDERWCEECDDDLQQYKGLALLKDYQPITLESRKDFYETTNSSGKAKRCERPKQGAWC from the coding sequence ATGTATCAAGTAATTACAATGTTCGGTGATAATGAGCCTTGGTGGTTCTTTGAAGATTGGCAAGAAGATATTCAAATGGAGGAAACTTTCACCTCTTTTGAAGAAGCACAACAAAACTATGAAGAAAAATGGCTGGCCATTAAAGACAACTATAAGTATATCCATGCCAAAAATAATTTTCTTAGCGCTTTTTGGAATGATGGCGATGAGCGCTGGTGTGAAGAATGCGATGATGATTTGCAGCAATACAAAGGACTTGCTTTGCTGAAAGATTATCAACCGATTACTTTGGAAAGCAGAAAGGATTTTTATGAAACAACTAATTCTAGCGGAAAAGCCAAGCGTTGCGAAAGACCTAAGCAAGGTGCTTGGTGCTAA
- a CDS encoding amino acid ABC transporter permease, giving the protein MNDLLEVMPQLLVGALTTLKLFAFTLIGSLPLGIILALGLSLHFKPIRYFLQTYVWIMRGTPLLLQLIFVFYGLPTIGIVFDRFEAALIAFILNYAAYFAEIFRGGIQSIPKGQYEAAQVLQLSPFQTVTRIIIPQVTKIVLPSVGNEVINLVKDSSLIYILGLGDVMRAGKIAMERDASLLPLLGVALIYLALTGVLTIVLKQIEEKLNYYR; this is encoded by the coding sequence ATGAATGATTTATTAGAAGTGATGCCACAGTTGTTAGTAGGGGCGCTGACAACCTTGAAATTATTTGCCTTTACCTTGATTGGTTCTTTGCCATTAGGCATTATTTTAGCCTTAGGGTTGTCGTTACATTTTAAACCGATCCGTTATTTCCTACAAACGTATGTCTGGATCATGCGAGGAACACCGCTATTATTACAATTGATTTTCGTGTTCTACGGCTTGCCAACGATCGGGATCGTGTTTGATCGCTTCGAAGCTGCTTTGATCGCATTCATTTTAAATTATGCTGCCTATTTTGCTGAGATTTTCCGCGGTGGTATCCAGTCGATCCCTAAAGGGCAGTATGAAGCAGCTCAAGTCTTACAGTTGAGTCCTTTCCAAACAGTGACAAGAATCATTATTCCGCAAGTAACAAAAATCGTGTTACCTTCTGTCGGAAATGAAGTCATCAATCTAGTGAAAGATTCTTCGTTGATCTACATCTTAGGTTTAGGTGATGTGATGCGAGCGGGTAAGATCGCGATGGAGAGAGATGCAAGTTTACTTCCATTGCTTGGCGTGGCACTGATCTATCTCGCACTAACAGGAGTGCTGACGATCGTGTTGAAGCAAATTGAAGAAAAATTAAATTATTACCGCTAA